In Archaeoglobaceae archaeon, the sequence TCTCATTGACAGCTCCTTCATAGTTCAGTTTAGAGACATTATAATCTTCTACGCAATAATCTCGAGCATCTACGCTGGACTCAGCGTCTTCAAGCAAAGGGATTACAAGAGATTGCTTGCATACTCCACAGTCTCGCAGATGGGCTATGTGCTAATTGCAATCTGTCTCGGCTCCTACGGGCTCATTGGGCTCGTAATCCAGTATATGAGCCACGCATTTGGCAAAGCAATCCTCTTCATGACCGCTGGAGCAATCATAGCGACTTTCCACGGGCTTAGAAATCTCGACAAAATGAAGGGGATGCACGAGTTTGTTCCCACGATTTCCAACGCAGCACTGCTTGGCTTCATGACGCTGAGCGGTATCATAACGATTGGAATGTTTGCTGAATTCTTTATACTGCTCGGACTAACTCAAATCTATGGGTTCAATTTGCAAATAATTTCTTTGGTTGTTCTTGTTTTCATAATTTCTGGGCTATACAGCTTCTACACGATGAAAGAAATCTACTACGGAACACCAATGAGCTACGAGAAGCCAAAGTTCAGCAGGCTACTTGATCTGCCCTTGTATGCGATTGCTTTCTTCAGCGTAGCCTTTATCTTTCCGCCCTTGGCTCCCGCCCTTCTTGACGGCATAAAGCTTGCCCTCGGGGGTGTTATGCCATGATAGATTTCCCGCTCAATGAAGCAACCTTAATCGCAACTCTGCTCCTTGCCCCAATCATTTCGAGTTTGCCAGTTGCCTTTGCATGGCTAATGGAACCAAAAAGAGAGTGGACAAGAAATCTGCCCATTATTGCGGTCTTTGGGCTTTTCATATCTTTAATCTGTTCTCTCTACATCCTTTTTAACTTTGGTAAACTTGAAGGAGCGGTTAAGATTCCATTTGACTGGCTTCCTGGCTACAACATTAGCTTTGTGTTCATCTTTGACTACCTTAGCAAGATCATGGGTGTGCTCACAGCTTTCATAGCATTCCTCATCGGCGTTTATGGCTTGGAATACATGAAGCACGATTACCGTCTTGGCTGGTATTGGTTCTTCTTCAACCTGTTCACAGCCTCGATGCTCCTCGTTGTTTACAGCGATAACTTGCTAATGCTCCTTATTGGCTGGGAAGGGCTTGGATTGGCTTCATGGGGTCTTATAGGGCATTGGTTTAGAGATGACGATGACATGAGCTTCGTTGGAAACGTTGGCAGAAAAATAGCGGGAATTAACTACTTCTGGTCTCCAAGTCTTGGAGCATGGAGAGCAATCTCGACGATTCGCATAGGAGACATGCCGATGTTCTTCGCAATCGCCGCAATTTTCTTCTTTGCTGGAACCCTAAACATAAGCGAAATCCACTGGCATGAACTTGCAGAAAAGGTTGGGGCATTTGGAATCTTCTTAATACTCTTCGCTTTCCTGCTCGGTCCATTTACGAAGTCTGCACAGTTACCGTTCAGTGAATGGCTGATGACCGCAATGACTGGTCCTACGACTGTTAGCGCTTTGCTTCATTCAGCTACAATGGTCGCAGCTGGAACATACATCTTCATGCGACTGAGCTGGTATATGGAGCCATGGAACATCCATAACGCTGGAGTTGAGTCCATCTACGTTCTTGTTCTTTTCCTTGGCTTGGTTTCAGCTTTTTATGGTGCCTCAGTTGCGCTTGGCTGTCTTGAGAGGAAGGTTTTGCTCGCAGCCTCGACGATGTCAAGCCTTGGGCTCATGTTTGCAACCGCTTCAGCGAGCAAATGGGTTGGTGAGTTCGCATTGATGGTTGCATTCTGGTATCTCGTCACGCATGCCTTCGCAAAGGCTACTTTATTCCTTGTTGCGGGGCATTTAATCCATGAGACTCACGATCGCTTCTGTGTCGGCGGAAAGGATATTGCGAAACATCTAAGGCTTGCATTTCTTGCAACAATCATCGCAACTCTTTGCCTTAGCGGAATCCCGCCACTTACCGCTTACTGGGTAAAATCCGCAATGGATGGAGTTATGCATAGCTTGGAGCATGAATTCGGCTTAATTCCGCTAATGCTATTGGTTTTGACTTCAGCCATTTACTCAGCATTCCTTGCAAAGTTCCTGAGCCTTAACTTCCTGAAAGGAGATTACAAGCTCAAGGCACATGGCGGTGGAAGGCTGATGAGCTTTGCTTACATCGTAATGGGCTCAATGCTAATTTTGCTCCTTGCAATTTACCTCATAGATCACGAATTCCATGAATTTGTCGAGGAGGGATTTTTGACCTCTTCATTAACCGTTGGCTTGGTTGTGCTAACCACTTACCTGATTGGACTGGCTAAGCCCAGACTTGAGTCTCCAATTGGCAAAGCCCTTGGAGACAGATTATACTTGGCATTTTTGAATGACTACTTAGTCCCCAAGCTTGGCTGGGCTCTTGCTAAACTCGTGGATTATGGAAATAGAGCAATAGACTTCTTCTGCCATAAAGCGATTCCAGATTCGTTTAACTTTGCTTCTAAGAGCATAAGGAAAGTGCAGAGCGGTAGCGTTGAGAGATATCTGAAGATCTCAGTCGCGGTAATCCTGCTTCTCCTTGTAGTAGCGGTTGCCTTAGGGGTGATCGTATGATTACCGAGCTCGACATTCTTAAGGCTCTCGTAATTCTGACCTTTGCGGGCATTTTGAGCTATAAGAATTCCATATTGTCATTAGCTCTTAGCATACTTGTTGTATTTCTATTCTTGGAATCCGATGGGCTTATTCTGATGGTTTTGTCGGTTGCAATCCTAAATTTAATCTCGATGCTTGCGATCAGGAAAAACCAGATCGCTGGACTGGATTATGCTTTGATCGTATTCATGGCAATTGCCACCGCTTATGTCTTTTTCACTTCTGACATTGCGGAACTGCTCGTTCTATTCGTGGTTGTTTCCGTTCCTACTTATTTGATCGTAATGCTCGATGAGGGCAAGCTGAACGTTGATACTGGCATTAAATACATCGCATTCATGGTCATTGCTACTGTAGTCTTTATCATTGGCTCAGCGGTGCTTTACTTGGGCTATAGCTGGCAAAATTCAACGATCTACTTGCTCGGCTTTGTTGTCCTGCTCATTGGCTTAGCCTTGGAAGTCGGGGTAGCTCCATTTCACGAATGGGTTCCAGATGTTTTTTCAAATGCGAATCCGATCTCGATCTCGATCATTGCATCGCTCGCAAAGTTCGTTCCATTCATCGTCGCATACAAGATCCTTCTAATGACCGCAACTGAGCTAACTTCGCTTGCACTGCTAATCCTTGCGGTTGTTTCAGCAATTTCAATGTTCATCGGAAACATTGGAGCCCTAACAGCCAAGGATCCAGCAAGAATACTGGCTTACTCAACGATAGCAAACATGGGCTATGTGCTTGCTGCCTTTTCAGCAATCATGGCACCAAGAGAATTTGTTTACTATGCAATCGCCGGCGGATTGCTTCAGCTGTTTGTGAATGCATTTGGCAAAATTGGCTTCTTTAATGCAATTAAGGGAGGATCTTCGAGTCTCTCAAACTACCTTCTGAGCTTCTCATTCATAGGCCTGCCACCTTTAATGGGCTTCTGGAGCAAATTCTTCATAATCTACGCTCTTGTGTTTTCTAACTATCTCTGGCTTGCGATCTTGCTTGTGCTGAATTCGGCGATCTCGATTCCATACTATCTAAGACTTGTAAGGCTCACAGAAGTTAGCTCGAAGTCGTTGATCACAAACACTGTGGCAACTGTAACCGCTTTTGTTATGCTGATCACTTTGATTCCACCAGTCTGGTTTGTAGAGCTTGTTAAGGAGGTGTTGAAATGATCGAAAACGTTCTTGTAATCCTTCTGATCGTTGCGGTTGCACTTATAACAGACGTCGCAGTGCTTATACTTGTTAAGGTTCTACCGAAATACAGACTTACAGAAGTCAAGATCCAGAGATTTGAAGCGGGAAACATCCCGATAGGGCATCCAAAGTGGGTTTTGCCGATGCAGTATTTTGGGTTCGTCGTAATGTTCTTGGCTCTGGAGCCGATATTTGTTTTAATTCTGCTTCTTTCTGCGGTGGCATCCTTGGATGTGTATGCATTCACGATCATTGCCCTTGCACTGCTCCTTCCCGCTCTTTACGCTGGTTACAACTACTCTCTTGAGGTTGCTGGGCTAAAGAGAGGTGGTAGAAATGGATGACTTTACTAAATTCATCCATAGCGGAAAGCTCGCTCCGTTGAAGAAATGGGGCACGAAATGGAGTCTGTGGCCAGTTCATCTTGTCACCGCATGCTGTGGCGCAGAGCTTGCTCATGCCTTTGCATCTGGCTACGATGGAGAAAGAATTGGAGCCTTAAATTACGGTATTGCAAGGCAAACTAATCTTATAATTGTTGAAGGAGCCATTACAAGGAAGATGGCAAGAGTTTTAAGAATAACGTGGGAGCAGATGCCGGATCCAAAGTTTGTGATTGTCATGGGAGCCTGCGGGCTCAATGGTGGTATTTTCTGGAACGGCTACAACCTCGTGAAGCCTTCAGAAGTTGTTCCCGTTGAATTCTTTATTCCCGGATGCCCGCCTACTCCAGAGGCTTTGTTAAGGGGAATAAGACAGCTACAAAAGAAGCTTGAAACGGGCGAGGCTGAGAGCTCGATTGATTTTTACGATCTAAAGCTTCAGAAGGGCAAGATCCCAAAGATTTTGCCAAAAAGTCCTAAGAGGATCTCTGAAAATCCTTTGATCATCGTCAACAGAGCAAAAGAAGTTGACTGGGCTTTTGGAAAAGAATTGTGCGAAAAGCTGAAAGCATTGAAATTGGAGTCTGTGGTGATCACCGCAAAGAATAGAATTGCATTAAAGGTTTCCGAGAGCAATTTGAAAGAGACCGCAATAGAATTGAAGAAGCTCGGCTTCGATCACGTTAAGTCGGTAAATGTGATCGATGTTCCCGCTAAGGATAAGTTCATTGTCGAATACCACATTTCGAGCTACAGCAATAAAGATCTAATGCCCGTGATCGTAAATCTATTCACAGAAATTCCCAGAAAAGATGCGAAGGTTAGTAGCTTGGCAGACATTTTCCCCAGTGCGGATTACATGGAGAGAGAGATGCACGATTTCTTTGGAGTTGAATTCAAAGGAAACCCATGGAAGGGCAAATTCCTTCTTGCTCCAGATACTCCAGAATTCCCGCTAAGGAAAGATTTCAAGCTTCAGGAAGAAATTTACGTGGGTGATTGAAATGAAAGAGATCCCGATCGAGGTTCCTGTTGAACCACCGAAAGAGCTGGAGTCCCTTTTCCTTCCAATTCCCAAGGAATACGTTGAGGAAGTTTACAAGAAGGACGAATTTCTGATCCTTGTCGGCCCTCAGCATCCCGGAAGCGGGCACATGAGGCTAATCGTTAGAGTTAAGGGAGACATAATTCAGGAAGTCATTCCAGATCCCGGATACGTGCACAGATCAATGGAAAAGCTTGCGGAGAACAGACTTTAT encodes:
- a CDS encoding NADH-quinone oxidoreductase subunit L; translated protein: MIDFPLNEATLIATLLLAPIISSLPVAFAWLMEPKREWTRNLPIIAVFGLFISLICSLYILFNFGKLEGAVKIPFDWLPGYNISFVFIFDYLSKIMGVLTAFIAFLIGVYGLEYMKHDYRLGWYWFFFNLFTASMLLVVYSDNLLMLLIGWEGLGLASWGLIGHWFRDDDDMSFVGNVGRKIAGINYFWSPSLGAWRAISTIRIGDMPMFFAIAAIFFFAGTLNISEIHWHELAEKVGAFGIFLILFAFLLGPFTKSAQLPFSEWLMTAMTGPTTVSALLHSATMVAAGTYIFMRLSWYMEPWNIHNAGVESIYVLVLFLGLVSAFYGASVALGCLERKVLLAASTMSSLGLMFATASASKWVGEFALMVAFWYLVTHAFAKATLFLVAGHLIHETHDRFCVGGKDIAKHLRLAFLATIIATLCLSGIPPLTAYWVKSAMDGVMHSLEHEFGLIPLMLLVLTSAIYSAFLAKFLSLNFLKGDYKLKAHGGGRLMSFAYIVMGSMLILLLAIYLIDHEFHEFVEEGFLTSSLTVGLVVLTTYLIGLAKPRLESPIGKALGDRLYLAFLNDYLVPKLGWALAKLVDYGNRAIDFFCHKAIPDSFNFASKSIRKVQSGSVERYLKISVAVILLLLVVAVALGVIV
- a CDS encoding proton-conducting transporter membrane subunit, producing MITELDILKALVILTFAGILSYKNSILSLALSILVVFLFLESDGLILMVLSVAILNLISMLAIRKNQIAGLDYALIVFMAIATAYVFFTSDIAELLVLFVVVSVPTYLIVMLDEGKLNVDTGIKYIAFMVIATVVFIIGSAVLYLGYSWQNSTIYLLGFVVLLIGLALEVGVAPFHEWVPDVFSNANPISISIIASLAKFVPFIVAYKILLMTATELTSLALLILAVVSAISMFIGNIGALTAKDPARILAYSTIANMGYVLAAFSAIMAPREFVYYAIAGGLLQLFVNAFGKIGFFNAIKGGSSSLSNYLLSFSFIGLPPLMGFWSKFFIIYALVFSNYLWLAILLVLNSAISIPYYLRLVRLTEVSSKSLITNTVATVTAFVMLITLIPPVWFVELVKEVLK
- the ndhC gene encoding NADH-quinone oxidoreductase subunit A codes for the protein MIENVLVILLIVAVALITDVAVLILVKVLPKYRLTEVKIQRFEAGNIPIGHPKWVLPMQYFGFVVMFLALEPIFVLILLLSAVASLDVYAFTIIALALLLPALYAGYNYSLEVAGLKRGGRNG
- the nuoB gene encoding NADH-quinone oxidoreductase subunit NuoB produces the protein MDDFTKFIHSGKLAPLKKWGTKWSLWPVHLVTACCGAELAHAFASGYDGERIGALNYGIARQTNLIIVEGAITRKMARVLRITWEQMPDPKFVIVMGACGLNGGIFWNGYNLVKPSEVVPVEFFIPGCPPTPEALLRGIRQLQKKLETGEAESSIDFYDLKLQKGKIPKILPKSPKRISENPLIIVNRAKEVDWAFGKELCEKLKALKLESVVITAKNRIALKVSESNLKETAIELKKLGFDHVKSVNVIDVPAKDKFIVEYHISSYSNKDLMPVIVNLFTEIPRKDAKVSSLADIFPSADYMEREMHDFFGVEFKGNPWKGKFLLAPDTPEFPLRKDFKLQEEIYVGD